A section of the Triticum dicoccoides isolate Atlit2015 ecotype Zavitan chromosome 7A, WEW_v2.0, whole genome shotgun sequence genome encodes:
- the LOC119330312 gene encoding AUGMIN subunit 1-like, which yields MDHTGEHLDPAASASASAPASVADVNAWLASLAAEGGGVGGRGGGAVVSELSLGPDPTPRGVSYLRALAAASQARSHAAGIAASGLRAQAAEYQAEAARLREALERAGLARDALPAPAASAARAVAAVANLLAIRDTEMSSFVVASADLWLRRAEVEEKRDKVHKESKALLDYTRKAITKLTELKRMLEKFKNDVEKQQVEQMADWQTKLVMMDSKERQYILQVSNYKAMLNRVGYTPEINHCVLMEMAEHKKDLERKTKPIADTLRSYQDLPPDKALAALAIEDKKRQYAAAEKYLEDVLQSALTTPGL from the exons ATGGATCACACCGGGGAGCACCTCGACCCCGCAGCCTCGGCGTCCGCGTCCGCGCCCGCATCCGTCGCCGATGTCAACGCGTGGCTGGCTTCCCTGGCAGCGGAGGGCGGCGGAGTGGGAGGGCGCGGCGGTGGGGCGGTGGTCTCCGAGCTATCGCTGGGGCCCGACCCCACGCCGCGGGGGGTATCCTATCTCCGCGCGCTCGCGGCGGCGTCGCAGGCGCGGTCCCACGCAGCCGGGATCGCTGCTTCGGGGCTGCGCGCGCAGGCCGCGGAGTATCAGGCGGAGGCAGCGCGCTTGCGGGAGGCGCTGGAGCGGGCCGGCCTTGCGCGGGACGCGCTCCCTGCGCCTGCTGCGTCGGCCGCGCGCGCCGTCGCCGCTGTCGCGAACCTCCTGGCCATCCGCGACACCGAGATGAGCAG CTTCGTGGTGGCCAGTGCAGATTTATGGCTGAGGAGagcagaggtggaggagaagagggACAAAGTGCATAAAGAGTCAAAGGCACTTCTTGATTACACAAGGAAGGCCATCACCAAGCTTACTGAGCTCAAGAG GATGCTGGAGAAATTTAAAAATGATGTGGAGAAGCAACAAGTGGAGCAAATGGCAGACTGGCAGACAAAATTGGTCATGATGGACTCGAAAGAGCGGCAATATATCCTCCAAGTCTCAAATTACAAG GCAATGCTCAACAGAGTTGGATACACGCCAGAAATTAATCATTGTGTGTTGATGGAAATGGCGGAGCATAAGAAGGATCTTGAGAGGAAAACTAAACCCATTGCCGACACATTGCGTAGCTACCAGGATTTGCCTCCA GATAAAGCTCTCGCTGCGTTAGCTATAGAGGACAAAAAGAGGCAGTATGCAGCTGCAGAGAAATACCTTGAAGATGTGTTGCAATCTGCTTTAACAACACCTGGTCTATGA